A DNA window from Loxodonta africana isolate mLoxAfr1 chromosome 7, mLoxAfr1.hap2, whole genome shotgun sequence contains the following coding sequences:
- the LOC100662147 gene encoding olfactory receptor 51I2-like, producing the protein MEDNLHNSSELPPFTLTGLPGLETSQHWLFLLLGALYTVSIVGNALILFIIKEQQSLHQPMYYFLSLLSVNDLGVSFSTLPTVLATFCFHLREMSFDSCMAQMFFIHFFSFTESGILLAMSFDRFVAICNPLRYATVLTDAQVLRMGVSVIIRSFCMVFPLPFLLKQLLFCKANVLSHAYCLHPDLIHLPCGDITVNNIFGLFIVISTFGLDSALILFSYVLILHSVLTIASQKEQLKTLITCVSHICAVLVFYVPMVGVSMAARYGMHAPKYVHTLLSLIYLFVPPMLNPVIYSIKTKEIHRRLHKILLGTKF; encoded by the coding sequence ATGGAGGATAACCTTCATAACAGCTCAGAGTTGCCTCCTTTCACACTGACGGGACTCCCAGGGCTAGAGACCTCCCAACACTGGCTGTTTCTGCTGCTTGGTGCTCTCTACACTGTGTCCATTGTGGGCAATGCCCTTATTCTCTTCATTATCAAGGAGCAACAGAGCTTGCATCAGCCTATGTACTATTTCCTGTCCCTGCTATCAGTCAATGACCTAGGTGTGTCCTTTTCCACACTGCCCACTGTGCTGGCCACATTTTGCTTCCACCTAAGGGAAATGAGCTTTGATTCTTGTATGGCTCAAATGTTCTTTATCCACTTCTTCTCCTTCACAGAGTCTGGGATTCTGTTGGCTATGAGCTTTGACCGCTttgtggccatctgtaacccgCTAAGGTATGCCACAGTGCTCACTGATGCCCAAGTGTTGCGCATGGGCGTGTCTGTTATCATCCGCAGTTTCTGCATGGTTTTCCCCCTACCTTTCCTTCTGAAGCAGCTACTCTTCTGCAAGGCCAATGTACTCTCCCATGCCTACTGTTTACACCCAGACTTGATCCACCTGCCCTGTGGTGATATCACTGTCAACAATATCTTTGGCCTATTCATTGTCATCTCGACCTTTGGCCTGGACTCTGCACTCATTCTCTTCTCCTATGTGCTCATACTACACTCTGTGCTGACCATTGCCTCCCAGAAGGAGCAGTTAAAGACTCTCATCACATGTGTGTCACACATCTGTGCTGTGCTAGTCTTTTATGTGCCCATGGTTGGTGTATCCATGGCTGCTCGCTATGGGATGCATGCGCCAAAGTATGTACACACACTCTTGTCTCTGATCTACCTCTTTGTGCCTCCAATGCTCAATCCTGTCATTTATTCCATAAAAACCAAAGAGATTCATCGAAGGCTTCATAAAATACTGCTGGGAACCAAATTTTGA
- the LOC100661864 gene encoding olfactory receptor 51I2-like produces the protein MEDNLHNSSGLPPFTLTGLPGLETSQHWLFLLLGVLYTVSIVGNALILFIIKEEQSLHQPMYYFLSLLSVNDLGVSFSTLPTVLATFCFHLKEISFDSCMAQMFFIHFFSFTESGILLAMSFDRYVAICNPLRYATVLTDAQVLRMGMSVIIRSFCMVFPLPFLLKRLLFCKANVLSHAYCLHPDLIHLPCGDITINNIFGLFIAISNFGLDSAFILLSYVLILSSVLAIASREERLKTLNTCVSHICAVLTFYVPMIGVSIAARYGRHAPKYVHTLLSLIYLFVPPMLNPVIYSIKTKEIRIRLHKTLLGTKF, from the coding sequence ATGGAAGATAACCTCCACAACAGCTCAGGGTTGCCTCCTTTCACACTGACGGGGCTCCCAGGGCTGGAGACCTCCCAACACTGGCTGTTTCTGCTGCTTGGTGTGCTCTACACTGTGTCCATTGTGGGCAATGCCCTTATTCTCTTCATTATCAAGGAGGAACAGAGCTTGCATCAGCCTATGTACTATTTCCTGTCCCTGCTATCAGTCAATGACCTAGGTGTGTCCTTTTCCACACTGCCCACTGTGCTGGCCACATTTTGCTTCCACTTAAAGGAGATTAGCTTTGATTCTTGTATGGCTCAAATGTTCTTTATCCACTTCTTCTCCTTCACGGAGTCTGGGATCCTACTGGCCATGAGctttgaccgctatgtggccatctgtaacccaCTGCGGTATGCCACAGTGCTCACTGATGCCCAAGTGTTGCGCATGGGCATGTCTGTTATCATCCGCAGTTTCTGCATGGTTTTCCCACTACCTTTCCTTTTGAAGAGGCTGCTCTTCTGCAAGGCCAATGTACTCTCCCATGCCTACTGTTTGCACCCAGACTTGATCCACCTGCCCTGTGGTGACATCACCATCAACAATATCTTTGGTTTGTTCATTGCCATCTCTAATTTTGGCCTGGACTCTGCATTCATTCTCCTCTCCTATGTTCTCATACTAAGTTCTGTGCTGGCCATTGCCTCCCGGGAGGAGAGGTTAAAGACACTCAACACATGTGTGTCACACATTTGTGCTGTGCTCACATTTTACGTGCCAATGATTGGTGTATCCATTGCTGCTCGCTATGGGAGGCATGCACCAAAGTATGTGCACACACTCTTGTCTCTGATCTACCTCTTCGTGCCTCCAATGCTCAACCCTGTCATATATTCCATCAAAACCAAAGAGATTCGCATAAGACTTCACAAAACACTATTGGGAACCAAGTTTTGA